Proteins encoded within one genomic window of Trichomycterus rosablanca isolate fTriRos1 chromosome 7, fTriRos1.hap1, whole genome shotgun sequence:
- the csf1b gene encoding macrophage colony-stimulating factor 1b, translating into MSQMIHYSQVHVLHPIQVKSVCVFLLFYVPVYMMDVPGHCRHSITKDHLLQIRHLINNQLWNGCRITYTFIERKNLSSACYVKVALPRVLDLLSTHFKYTQGSDSAQSVLSLQNLIFNIYSQKCVPGLSEELEEIPVAFLRQFTDSSVQALERAEEVLEIYLQLITQKHTTMDWSCAVDHSTHTSTAIIELPTTTEAKLGILGQNHQDSFGLSFYRPGFIVLAVSGGILLLLTVSCLIHSKSSPYLMFL; encoded by the exons ATGAGCCAGATGATTCACTACAGCCAAGTCCACGTTCTTCACCCAATACAG gtgaagagtgtgtgtgtcttcctGCTCTTCTATGTTCCTGTTTATATGATGGATGTCCCTGGACACTGCAGGCACTCCATAACCAAAGATCACCTTCTACAGATCAGACACTTG ATTAATAACCAGCTGTGGAACGGATGTAGAATAACCTACACGTTCATTGAGAGGAAAAATCTG AGTTCAGCTTGTTATGTGAAGGTGGCATTGCCACGAGTGCTGGATTTACTAAGTACCCACTTCAAATACACCCAAGGCTCAGACAGTGCCCAGTCAGTCCTCTCTTTACAGAACCTAATCTTCAACATCTACTCACAGAAATGTGTCCCAGGCTTAAGCGAGGAACTTGAG GAGATCCCGGTGGCATTTCTAAGGCAATTCACTGACTCTTCAGTTCAAGCACTGGAAAGAGCTGAAGAGGTTTTGGAGATCTACTTGCAGCTTATCACACAAAAACATACAACTATGGACTGGAGCTGCGCTGTGGACCACAGCACCCATACATCTACTGCTATTATAGAGCTGCCTACCACCACAG AAGCCAAACTGGGAATACTGGGACAGAATCACCAGGACTCTTTTGGTCTGAGCTTCTACAGGCCAGGTTTCATAGTGCTAGCAGTGAGTGGAGGAATTCTCCTGCTTCTTACAGTCTCTTGCCTGATACACAGTAAG TCCAGCCCTTACCTGATGTTTCTGTAG
- the ren gene encoding renin, with translation MKYLVFFLLGLSVTVQALQRISLRKMPSFRETLKEMGVTPAQMFAELALKSDESASLCNGTAPTPLTNYLDTQYFGEISIGSPAQMFNVVFDTGSANLWVPSQRCSPLYTACFTHNRYDSSKSHTHVYNGTGFSIQYATGNVRGFLSEDVVMVGGIPVVQVFAEATALPAIPFIFAKFDGVLGMGYPEAAIDGITPVFDRIMSQGVLKEDIFSVYYSRDPKRIPGGELVLGGTDSNYYTGSFNYVSTKGKGKWEVTMKGVSVGADTLLCAKGCSAVIDTGSSFITGPASSVSIMMKAIGAVELAEGGYTVNCDLVSSLPSVIFQLGDQEYPLTQEDYILWQSQFGEDICMVTFRALDIPPPTGPVWILGANFIARYYTAFDRKNNRIGFAQAV, from the exons ATGAAATACCTGGTGTTCTTTCTGCTGGGGCTGTCTGTGACTGTGCAGGCCTTACAGAG GATCAGCCTGAGGAAAATGCCTTCTTTTCGAGAGACACTTAAAGAGATGGGAGTCACACCAGCCCAGATGTTTGCTGAACTTGCACTGAAATCGGATGAAAGCGCTTCACTTTGTAATGGAACAGCGCCAACACCTCTAACCAACTATCTAGAT ACTCAGTACTTTGGGGAGATCAGTATCGGTTCTCCAGCACAGATGTTCAATGTTGTGTTTGATACGGGTTCTGCCAACCTATGGGTTCCTTCTCAGAGATGCTCCCCACTTTACACAGCCTgct TCACCCACAACAGGTACGATTCCTCCAAATCTCACACGCATGTTTACAATGGAACAGGATTCTCCATCCAGTATGCTACCGGAAACGTCAGAGGATTTCTGAGTGAGGATGTAGTCATG GTGGGTGGTATCCCAGTGGTTCAAGTGTTCGCGGAGGCCACCGCTTTGCCAGCCATACCTTTTATCTTTGCAAAGTTTGATGGGGTACTGGGAATGGGCTATCCAGAGGCAGCTATCGATGGTATCACACCAGTGTTTGATCGCATCATGTCTCAGGGTGTGCTGAAAGAGGACATCTTCTCTGTTTACTACAGCAG GGATCCAAAACGCATCCCAGGAGGAGAGCTGGTGTTGGGTGGTACAGATTCCAATTACTACACAGGATCCTTCAACTACGTCAGTACCAAGGGCAAAGGCAAGTGGGAGGTCACCATGAAAGG TGTGTCAGTGGGTGCAGATACTTTGCTCTGTGCAAAAGGCTGCTCTGCTGTGATTGACACAGGCTCCTCCTTTATCACTGGTCCTGCCTCCTCTGTGTCCATTATGATGAAGGCGATTGGCGCTGTGGAGCTGGCAGAGGGAGGT TATACAGTGAACTGTGACCTGGTGAGCTCGCTACCCAGCGTGATCTTTCAGCTTGGTGATCAGGAGTACCCGCTCACACAGGAGGACTACATTCTCTGG CAGTCACAGTTTGGGGAGGACATCTGCATGGTGACCTTCAGAGCGCTAGATATTCCACCTCCTACCGGTCCAGTCTGGATACTGGGAGCTAATTTTATTGCCAGATACTACACCGCATTTGATCGCAAGAACAACCGCATTGGATTTGCTCAAGCAGTGTGA